The proteins below are encoded in one region of Mycobacterium pseudokansasii:
- a CDS encoding MFS transporter, with amino-acid sequence MDAPGIETRSGEDKLTLAQWMTVLAMGLGFAVTGADPTIFSSNLVPVREGLHMSTAAAGFAASLATLTLAAAILGAGTLGDVYGKRRMYLLGLVGAIVFGLLAAASPNAVMLMVARALTGVFFAFLLGLSLAIINAVFLPEQRPKAISLFLGTAFLVGAPLPLIGNVLVESLGWRWALVVAPAVALLTIPITVRFVPETFRISDRPIDYPGIAAAGFMLVSLVYGLSRLAHGPAAAAPPLLIGLAAGVFFVWWELRTDHPALDLRIFRAGPFNAAVIAGLAFNFLSAGLILILSYYATVVRGYSLTVLGVLLVLGAAVQAPAAVAAGRMMTRTSARATILFGLGLLTVATGVFATFGMDTSIVVIGVGIVALTAGLGFIEPPQASVMMSFAPPGLEGSVAAVKPGVGQSAYSLGPTMVTLLATTFYTARAQDRFAGTGVSPTQAAKALEATRSYGGSNLGGVAVLDPEAARSLMATTQEVVVSALRTTSLLMALVPLTAAVAVWLLLPRQLPLEQRAG; translated from the coding sequence ATGGACGCGCCAGGCATCGAAACGCGATCCGGCGAGGACAAGCTGACGCTTGCCCAATGGATGACTGTGCTCGCCATGGGGCTGGGATTCGCCGTCACCGGTGCCGATCCAACCATCTTCTCCAGCAATCTCGTGCCGGTGCGGGAGGGACTGCACATGTCCACCGCTGCGGCTGGGTTCGCTGCCAGTCTGGCTACTCTCACCCTGGCCGCGGCCATACTCGGCGCGGGCACCCTCGGCGACGTCTACGGAAAACGCCGGATGTATCTGCTGGGCCTGGTCGGCGCCATCGTTTTCGGCCTGCTGGCCGCAGCCTCGCCCAATGCGGTGATGCTGATGGTCGCGCGCGCTCTGACCGGTGTCTTCTTCGCCTTCCTGCTGGGTCTTTCGCTGGCGATCATCAACGCCGTGTTCCTGCCTGAGCAGCGGCCCAAGGCCATCAGCCTCTTCCTTGGGACCGCATTCCTGGTCGGCGCACCACTACCGCTGATCGGCAACGTCCTGGTCGAATCACTTGGGTGGCGCTGGGCGTTGGTCGTGGCCCCCGCCGTAGCGTTGCTCACCATCCCCATCACCGTTCGGTTCGTTCCCGAGACGTTCCGGATCAGCGATCGACCAATCGACTATCCCGGCATTGCCGCCGCCGGCTTCATGCTGGTCAGCCTGGTCTACGGTCTGTCCCGGCTGGCTCACGGCCCGGCCGCTGCCGCGCCGCCGTTGCTGATCGGGCTGGCTGCCGGAGTCTTCTTCGTGTGGTGGGAGTTGCGGACCGACCATCCGGCCCTGGATCTGCGAATCTTCCGGGCCGGCCCGTTCAATGCCGCCGTCATCGCCGGGCTGGCGTTCAACTTCCTGTCCGCCGGGCTCATCCTCATCCTGAGCTACTACGCCACCGTGGTCCGCGGGTATTCGCTCACCGTGCTGGGTGTGTTGTTGGTGCTGGGCGCCGCCGTGCAGGCGCCCGCGGCCGTAGCGGCAGGCCGCATGATGACCCGGACCTCGGCGCGGGCCACCATCCTGTTTGGTCTGGGGTTGCTCACCGTGGCCACCGGTGTATTCGCCACCTTCGGTATGGACACTTCTATCGTCGTGATCGGTGTGGGAATAGTGGCCTTGACTGCCGGCCTGGGCTTCATTGAGCCCCCGCAGGCCAGCGTCATGATGAGTTTTGCCCCACCAGGCTTGGAGGGCTCGGTTGCCGCGGTCAAACCCGGCGTCGGCCAGTCCGCATACTCACTCGGCCCCACCATGGTGACCCTGCTGGCCACGACTTTCTACACGGCACGAGCGCAGGACCGGTTCGCTGGCACGGGCGTCTCTCCCACTCAGGCCGCCAAAGCATTGGAGGCTACCCGTTCGTACGGCGGGAGCAACCTCGGCGGCGTCGCCGTGCTGGATCCGGAGGCGGCCCGCAGTCTCATGGCGACCACCCAGGAGGTCGTCGTGTCCGCGTTGCGTACTACCAGCCTGTTAATGGCACTGGTGCCGTTGACCGCCGCGGTGGCCGTCTGGCTACTGCTGCCGCGCCAGCTACCTCTTGAGCAGCGGGCTGGGTGA
- a CDS encoding EspA/EspE family type VII secretion system effector has product MDRAWIIDSAIDTIDGFEALLGIGLPVSGDVFNTSSSWFTRSAQDQASAAPGDRWMGTAAEAYSAKNELQKLREEILADLDYITGTLVTDQADAVRRTRDVLAFAKWILEKARPVAIVISYIPLVGQWLSDGFQLPITSLMMSMVTGALAYLAYKTAEDTAKLIAALWKLVELLEALIEEEVIAVVSDIEFDIRQFISKLESALYAAWSEIASIFSDMGLGTILSSLSSLSGIAGMSGKSAAPGAAAMPDLTHLSNLAQVSDPVRALGGAGLPAMGQRGGVMTQMRSLPMEVGPVGSIGQAGSSVGTTGAQSSSGAPGLPGSVPHAPTRRPQGDGGNVGASGGADAERAPVDGPAVSAEKTGKVPIFVNGGVSKA; this is encoded by the coding sequence ATGGACAGAGCGTGGATCATCGATTCGGCGATCGACACCATCGATGGCTTCGAGGCGTTGCTTGGAATCGGATTGCCCGTTTCCGGAGACGTCTTCAACACCAGTTCGTCATGGTTCACCCGAAGCGCCCAGGATCAGGCCTCGGCCGCTCCGGGCGACCGCTGGATGGGCACCGCGGCAGAAGCGTACTCGGCCAAGAATGAGCTGCAGAAGCTCCGTGAAGAAATCTTGGCGGACCTGGACTACATCACCGGGACGCTGGTAACGGATCAAGCGGACGCGGTAAGGAGAACCCGCGATGTCCTGGCATTCGCAAAGTGGATCCTCGAGAAGGCACGCCCGGTCGCCATAGTCATTTCCTACATACCCCTTGTCGGACAATGGCTCTCGGACGGGTTTCAGCTTCCGATCACTTCGCTGATGATGAGCATGGTTACCGGTGCGCTCGCATATCTGGCGTACAAGACGGCCGAAGACACCGCCAAACTGATTGCCGCGTTGTGGAAACTGGTCGAGCTGCTGGAAGCCCTGATCGAAGAGGAAGTGATCGCCGTCGTGTCGGACATCGAGTTCGACATACGACAATTCATCTCAAAATTGGAATCCGCCTTGTACGCGGCGTGGTCGGAAATCGCAAGCATATTTTCCGACATGGGCTTGGGGACTATCCTGTCCAGCCTGTCGTCGTTGTCGGGCATCGCCGGGATGTCGGGGAAGTCAGCCGCACCCGGCGCGGCCGCCATGCCCGACCTCACCCACTTGTCGAACCTGGCTCAGGTGTCCGATCCGGTGCGCGCTCTCGGCGGTGCCGGCTTGCCGGCGATGGGCCAGCGGGGCGGTGTGATGACTCAGATGCGTTCACTCCCAATGGAAGTGGGTCCTGTCGGCAGCATTGGCCAGGCCGGTAGCTCGGTGGGGACGACCGGCGCGCAATCCTCGTCGGGCGCCCCGGGATTGCCAGGGTCTGTTCCGCATGCCCCGACGCGCCGACCGCAGGGCGATGGCGGGAATGTCGGGGCTTCGGGCGGAGCGGATGCCGAGCGAGCGCCCGTCGATGGTCCGGCGGTGAGCGCTGAGAAGACCGGGAAAGTGCCGATATTTGTCAATGGCGGGGTGTCAAAAGCGTAG